Proteins encoded within one genomic window of Balaenoptera ricei isolate mBalRic1 chromosome 10, mBalRic1.hap2, whole genome shotgun sequence:
- the LOC132372537 gene encoding keratin, type II cytoskeletal 6A-like produces the protein MTSKSTVKSQSSSRRVFSAGSARVPGVCRSGFSSVPVSHSRGSGGLAGVGGGAGFGSRSLYGVGGSKRISLGEVGCVYRGGYGGSAGGGYSVGGGAGSGFGSGSGASGGFGLGGGAGFGIGYWGPGIPVCPPGGIQEVTINQSLLTPLNLQIDPTIQRIKTEEREQIKTLNNRFASFIDKVRFLEQQNKVLETKWTLLQEQGTKTVRQDLEPLFEQYIYNLRTQLDSLVTERSRLDSEFRGMQDTVEDFKKKYEDEINRRMSAENEFVNLKKDVDTAYMNKVELETKADALIDEINFLRALYEAELAQMQTHISDTSVVLSMDNNRTLDLDSIIAEVKAQYEVIACRSREEAECWYKCKYEELQLTAGRHGDDLRNTKQEITEINRMIQRLRSEIDHVKKQCANLQSAIADAEQRGELALRDAKNKLAELENALQKAKQDMAQLVKDYQELMNVKLSLDVEIATYRKLLEGEECRLNGEGVGQVNISVVQSTVSSGYGGAGGVSGGLGLGGGGGYSYSSGHGIGGGFSSGGGFSSGSGRAIGGGLSSSGGSSSAIKYTTTSSSSRKGYRH, from the exons ATGACTTCCAAATCCACCGtgaagagccaaagcagcagCCGCCGTGTCTTCAGTGCCGGCTCAGCCAGAGTCCCTGGGGTCTGCCGCTCTGGCTTCAGCAGCGTGCCCGTGTCCCACTCCAGGGGCAGTGGTGGGCTCGCTGGAGTGGGTGGAGGAGCTGGCTTTGGCAGCCGCAGCCTCTATGGCGTGGGGGGCTCCAAGAGGATCTCCCTCGGAGAGGTCGGCTGTGTCTACCGTGGTGGATATGGCGGCAGCGCTGGAGGCGGCTATAGCGTTGGAGGTGGAGCTGGGAGTGGATTTGGTTCTGGCAGTGGAGCTAGTGGTGGTTTTGGGCTCGGTGGTGGAGCTGGCTTTGGTATTGGCTACTGGGGCCCTGGCATACCCGTCTGTCCCCCTGGAGGCATCCAAGAGGTCACCATCAACCAGAGTCTCCTGACTCCCCTCAACCTGCAAATTGACCCCACCATCCAGCGAATCAAGACTGAGGAGCGGGAACAGATCAAGACCCTCAACAACAGGTTCGCCTCCTTCATCGACAAG GTCCGATTCCTGGAGCAGCAAAACAAGGTCCTGGAAACCAAGTGGACCCTGCTGCAGGAGCAGGGCACCAAGACCGTGAGGCAGGACCTGGAGCCTTTGTTCGAGCAGTACATCTACAATCTCAGGACACAGCTGGACAGCCTTGTCACGGAGAGAAGCCGCCTGGACTCCGAGTTCAGGGGGATGCAGGACACAGTAGAGGACTTCAAGAAGAA ATATGAAGATGAAATCAACAGGCGCATGTCAGCAGAGAATGAATTTGTGAATCTGAAGAAG GATGTGGACACTGCTTACATGAATAAGGTTGAACTAGAAACCAAGGCAGACGCTCTCATAGATGAGATCAACTTCCTCAGAGCCCTCTATGAAGCA GAACTGGCTCAGATGCAAACCCACATCTCAGACACGTCTGTGGTCCTCTCCATGGACAACAACCGCACCCTGGACCTGGACAGCATCATCGCTGAAGTCAAAGCGCAATACGAGGTGATCGCTTGCAGGAGCCGGGAAGAGGCTGAGTGCTGGTACAAGTGCAAG TACGAGGAGCTGCAGTTGACGGCGGGCAGACACGGGGACGACCTGCGCAACACCAAGCAGGAGATCACTGAGATCAACCGCATGATCCAGAGGCTGAGATCTGAGATCGACCACGTCAAGAAGCAG TGCGCCAACCTGCAATCCGCCATCGCCGATGCTGAGCAGCGTGGGGAGCTGGCCCTCAGGGACGCCAAGAACAAGCTGGCCGAGCTGGAGAACGCCCTGCAGAAGGCCAAGCAGGATATGGCGCAGCTAGTGAAGGACTACCAGGAGCTCATGAATGTCAAGCTGTCTCTGGACGTGGAGATCGCCACCTACAGGAAGCTGCTGGAAGGCGAGGAGTGCAG GCTGAATGGGGAAGGCGTTGGACAAGTCAACATCT CCGTGGTACAGTCCACCGTCTCCAGTGGCTATGGCGGTGCCGGCGGTGTCAGCGGCGGCTTAGGCCTGGGCGGAGGCGGTGGCTACTCCTACAGCAGTGGTCACGGCATTGGAGGTGGCTTCAGTTCCGGAGGTGGCTTCAGTTCCGGCAGTGGCAGAGCCATAGGGGGTGGCCTCAGCTCCTCCGGGGGCAGCAGTTCCGCCATCAAAtacaccaccacctcctcctccagcagGAAGGGCTACAGGCATTGA